Proteins from a genomic interval of Ptychodera flava strain L36383 chromosome 7, AS_Pfla_20210202, whole genome shotgun sequence:
- the LOC139137087 gene encoding clotting factor C-like, producing MAFLSVHSPNNGIKNSICGGSLLNKEWVVTAAHCAVNLETKSKTFGQTLPLASFNVTLGLHRRSRPREYVQYRKVVEIIPSPHNDPKTFDADIALLKLDTPVAFTKYIRPVCLPLNNADDGVADQGDLAVVVGWGKTSNGRPSDVLKETYVPIVSQQTCVEAYNRSYAVTDNMFCAGYQTGRFDSCDGDSGGPLMLQEEQSQRYYLYGIVSWGRPGQCAVRDSYGVYVNVSNFTPWIQEITNIQP from the exons ATGGCTTTCCTGTCGGTTCACTCTCCAAACAATGGCATCAAGAATTCAATCTGCGGAGGATCTCTACTCAACAAAGAATGGGTTGTAACAGCAGCACACTGTGCCGTCAATCTGGAGACAAAATCAAAGACATTTGGACAAACTCTACCTCTTGCGTCATTTAATGTTACCCTTGGTCTTCACAGACGTTCACGTCCGCGTGAATATGTACAATAC AGGAAAGTTGTGGAGATCATCCCTTCCCCACATAACGATCCTAAGACATTTGACGCAGATATAGCACTCTTGAAGTTGGATACTCCTGTAGCATTTACTAAGTACATACGACCAGTCTGTCTTCCGCTTAACAATGCAGACGATGGTGTAGCAGACCAAGGAGATTTGGCAGTTGTTGTAGGATGGGGGAAGACTTCAAATGGAAGGCCGTCTGATGTGTTAAAAGAGACTTACGTACCGATAGTGAGTCAGCAAACATGTGTTGAAGCTTATAATCGTTCTTATGCGGTAACCGATAACATGTTTTGCGCCGGGTATCAAACAG GACGCTTTGATTCCTGTGACGGTGACAGCGGTGGCCCACTGATGCTTCAGGAAGAACAAAGTCAAAGATATTACCTGTACGGAATCGTCTCTTGGGGGCGTCCTGGGCAGTGTGCAGTTCGTGATTCTTATGGCGTATACGTTAATGTCAGTAACTTCACGCCATGGATTCAGGAAATCACGAATATACAGCCATGA